In the genome of Candidatus Methylomirabilota bacterium, one region contains:
- a CDS encoding GNAT family N-acetyltransferase, protein MPHYPSELERLVTLRDGARVHIRPIRPDDRDRLIDLHSRLSRQTTYQRFFTVMRRLPPDWAQMLANVDYRQRLALVAEHDGPRGVELIGVGRYEPTDREDTAEVAFVVQDAWQGQGLGKVLLHEILSAAEARGIRRFRAWVLADNSRMLDLFRRFTDIQARTLEDGVVEIVFTRRRTPAAAAHPAPCTRPR, encoded by the coding sequence GTGCCCCACTATCCGAGCGAGCTCGAGCGCCTGGTGACCCTCCGCGACGGCGCCCGCGTCCACATCCGGCCCATCCGACCCGATGATCGGGACCGGTTGATCGACCTCCATAGTCGGCTCAGCCGGCAGACGACTTATCAACGGTTCTTCACCGTGATGAGGCGCCTGCCGCCCGACTGGGCGCAGATGCTGGCCAACGTCGACTACCGCCAACGGCTTGCCCTGGTCGCCGAGCACGACGGGCCACGAGGGGTCGAGCTGATCGGCGTCGGGCGCTACGAGCCCACCGATCGGGAGGATACCGCCGAGGTGGCGTTCGTCGTTCAGGACGCCTGGCAGGGCCAGGGCCTGGGGAAGGTCCTCCTGCACGAGATCCTGAGCGCCGCCGAGGCCCGCGGCATCCGCCGCTTCCGGGCCTGGGTCCTGGCCGACAACTCCCGAATGCTGGACCTCTTCAGGCGCTTCACCGATATCCAGGCGCGAACGCTCGAGGACGGCGTGGTGGAGATCGTGTTCACGCGCCGCCGGACGCCGGCCGCGGCCGCGCATCCCGCACCGTGTACCCGGCCGCGCTGA
- a CDS encoding DUF6335 family protein, producing MKLLDERISHHEVSPALSGGDVDADWQGALSTGEEAVGGSVATPDQDVVDEFGRALGVEQPADAEVHTSEEILKARDRHYWRLERRAADEDGP from the coding sequence GTGAAGCTCCTGGACGAGCGGATCAGCCACCATGAAGTGAGTCCCGCGCTCAGCGGCGGCGATGTCGACGCCGACTGGCAGGGCGCGCTCAGCACGGGGGAAGAGGCGGTCGGCGGCAGCGTGGCCACGCCTGATCAGGACGTCGTCGACGAGTTCGGCCGTGCCCTCGGCGTGGAGCAGCCTGCCGACGCCGAGGTGCACACCTCCGAGGAAATCTTGAAGGCGCGCGACCGTCACTACTGGCGCCTCGAACGGCGCGCCGCCGACGAGGACGGTCCGTGA
- a CDS encoding Vms1/Ankzf1 family peptidyl-tRNA hydrolase: MDIRERLGLLAKIAGAATPVVSVYLNTRWADEHQRERVRVFLKNAIRGARAAGGRPEFREDLDWIEREGALLVQQAKFPEAHGVALFACHALGLREVLPVRVPFGDAFLVADRPFLTPLAEVAEEAPPALLVFVDGVSARLIPLNPDGRGEEVTLRHEVEGRHRRGGWALMAQSRYQRHIEAHRGQHFEAVAAALAQMVDERGIEHIVLAGETRALAVFAKHLPPRLAARVVGSVPAARYESASVLVERAAELLAALDRRQETVAVESTLIEAAKGGRAVAGLDETLDAVGRGAVHHLYLSKGFDQQGRACVACGALQNGEGSGCRACGAPTRETQLGEAIVDRVIAAGGAVEVVEAHPGLARVGGIAARLRYAM; the protein is encoded by the coding sequence ATGGACATTCGTGAGCGCCTCGGCCTGCTGGCGAAGATCGCCGGCGCGGCGACGCCGGTGGTCAGCGTCTACCTGAACACGCGCTGGGCCGATGAGCATCAGCGCGAGCGGGTCCGGGTGTTCCTCAAGAATGCCATCCGTGGGGCTCGCGCGGCGGGCGGCCGCCCCGAGTTTAGGGAGGACCTGGACTGGATCGAGCGGGAAGGCGCGCTCCTCGTACAGCAGGCGAAGTTCCCAGAAGCCCACGGTGTCGCCCTCTTCGCCTGCCACGCGCTGGGGCTGCGCGAGGTCTTGCCGGTGCGCGTCCCCTTCGGGGATGCCTTCCTCGTGGCCGACCGGCCCTTCCTCACGCCGCTGGCCGAGGTGGCCGAAGAGGCTCCGCCGGCGCTGCTCGTATTCGTCGATGGCGTCAGCGCCCGGCTCATACCGCTCAACCCTGACGGGCGCGGCGAGGAGGTAACGCTCCGGCACGAGGTCGAGGGGCGTCATCGCCGCGGCGGCTGGGCGCTCATGGCCCAGTCGCGCTACCAGCGTCACATCGAGGCCCATCGCGGCCAGCACTTCGAGGCCGTGGCCGCCGCGCTGGCGCAGATGGTCGACGAGCGCGGGATCGAGCACATCGTCCTCGCCGGTGAAACGCGGGCGCTCGCCGTCTTCGCTAAACACCTCCCGCCACGACTCGCCGCGCGCGTGGTCGGAAGCGTCCCCGCCGCGCGCTACGAGAGCGCCAGCGTCCTGGTCGAGCGTGCGGCCGAGCTTCTCGCGGCGCTCGACCGACGCCAGGAGACCGTCGCCGTCGAGTCCACGCTCATCGAGGCGGCCAAGGGTGGACGCGCCGTCGCCGGGCTCGACGAGACCCTGGACGCCGTCGGTCGCGGCGCCGTTCACCACCTCTATCTCTCGAAGGGCTTCGACCAGCAGGGCCGGGCGTGCGTTGCTTGCGGAGCGTTACAGAACGGTGAGGGAAGCGGCTGTCGTGCCTGCGGGGCGCCGACGCGGGAGACACAACTCGGCGAGGCCATCGTCGACCGCGTGATCGCCGCCGGTGGCGCGGTCGAGGTGGTCGAGGCACATCCTGGTCTGGCGCGGGTCGGCGGGATCGCCGCGCGTCTTCGCTACGCGATGTGA
- a CDS encoding universal stress protein: MSAARPVFRRLLVPVDFSAPSEEAWLTARRLARVIGSELVLVHVFVEGPFFSEGPFTVSHVREVYESSRAWVDKMLEQWATEARAEGLSVRTLVRTGVPYREIVATAVDERADLIVMGTHGRGGVDRVLLGSVADRVIRQAPCPVLAVREPA; encoded by the coding sequence GTGAGCGCGGCGAGGCCCGTCTTTCGGCGGCTGCTGGTGCCGGTCGACTTCTCGGCGCCCTCGGAGGAGGCGTGGCTGACGGCCCGGCGTCTGGCTCGCGTCATCGGATCCGAGCTGGTGCTGGTTCACGTCTTCGTCGAAGGGCCGTTCTTTTCGGAGGGTCCATTCACGGTCAGTCACGTGCGTGAGGTCTACGAGTCCTCGCGGGCGTGGGTGGACAAGATGCTCGAGCAGTGGGCGACCGAGGCCCGCGCCGAGGGGCTCAGCGTCCGGACGCTGGTTCGGACGGGCGTGCCGTACCGGGAGATCGTGGCCACCGCAGTGGATGAGCGCGCCGACCTCATCGTCATGGGCACCCACGGACGCGGGGGCGTCGACCGCGTGCTGCTCGGTAGCGTCGCTGATCGCGTGATCCGTCAGGCGCCCTGTCCGGTGCTCGCGGTCCGCGAGCCCGCTTGA
- a CDS encoding universal stress protein has product MRVLLATDGSKGALTATEWLREFPLPPDTTLAILTVATLPSPPIVPETLRDLRDAVLADARRIGDEALKLVVPRWPKAEIRVSEGDPREEIVRIAEEWGADLVVVGARGLGAVKGFLLGSVSLAVVRHAPCSVLVVKGEPRRPRAVVLALDGSENSMQALEFLASLDPGKSLGVRLLGVVEKVRFPSSAPGRLRASLRAALAEMEQERRSELEALLGRAKAALETGVGTVEASVVAGPAAEEIIRVANSDGGDLVVVGARGLGAVKRLLLGSVSERVLRDARWPVLIVRRPREGAV; this is encoded by the coding sequence ATGCGCGTGTTGCTGGCGACGGATGGCTCGAAGGGTGCGCTGACGGCGACGGAATGGCTGAGAGAATTCCCGCTTCCCCCGGATACGACGCTCGCGATCCTGACAGTGGCCACGCTCCCATCACCGCCCATCGTCCCCGAGACCCTCAGGGATCTGAGAGACGCGGTGCTGGCCGACGCCCGCCGCATCGGCGATGAGGCGTTGAAGCTCGTCGTACCGCGGTGGCCAAAGGCCGAGATTCGTGTGAGCGAGGGTGACCCGCGAGAGGAGATCGTCAGGATTGCGGAGGAATGGGGAGCGGACCTGGTCGTCGTCGGCGCGCGTGGGCTTGGAGCCGTGAAGGGCTTTTTGCTCGGAAGCGTGTCCCTGGCGGTCGTGCGACATGCGCCGTGCTCGGTGCTGGTCGTCAAGGGCGAGCCACGACGGCCTCGGGCCGTGGTCCTCGCCCTGGACGGCTCCGAGAATTCCATGCAGGCGCTGGAGTTCCTGGCGTCCCTGGACCCGGGGAAGTCGCTGGGCGTGCGCCTTCTCGGCGTAGTGGAGAAAGTCCGGTTCCCCTCCTCGGCCCCGGGGCGCCTGCGCGCGTCTCTGCGGGCCGCGCTGGCGGAGATGGAGCAGGAGCGCCGGAGCGAGCTCGAAGCGCTCCTGGGCCGTGCCAAGGCGGCGCTCGAGACGGGCGTGGGGACTGTGGAGGCATCCGTGGTCGCAGGCCCGGCGGCCGAGGAGATCATCAGGGTCGCAAACTCGGACGGCGGCGATCTCGTCGTCGTCGGAGCCCGGGGGTTGGGCGCGGTCAAGCGTCTGCTGCTCGGAAGTGTCTCCGAGCGGGTACTGCGCGACGCGCGGTGGCCGGTGCTGATCGTCAGGCGACCACGCGAGGGCGCAGTATGA
- a CDS encoding DUF5676 family membrane protein, producing MLNWKVVSQSLASFTAISFVLCIGYGLLAPATFHAAWLLEAVLPGFKWLSVGSFVLGLIETTLYGAYAGAVYSALHNYFARRAHRDAALRSLRPGAAAVVILTVLAGSLAPAVWAQERPYEWGWGMHPMWWVGSAWGIGMMLLMLLFWGLAVTGIVLGVRLLLKPGIESRPDSALEILRQRYARGEIDREEFEARKRDLR from the coding sequence ATGCTGAACTGGAAGGTCGTTAGCCAGAGTCTCGCGAGCTTCACCGCGATCAGCTTCGTGCTCTGTATCGGCTACGGGCTCCTTGCCCCGGCGACGTTTCATGCGGCGTGGCTGCTGGAAGCCGTCCTGCCCGGCTTCAAGTGGCTGAGCGTCGGAAGCTTCGTGCTCGGGCTGATCGAGACCACGCTCTACGGCGCCTACGCCGGCGCCGTCTACTCGGCGCTCCACAATTACTTCGCGCGGCGAGCGCACCGTGACGCCGCGCTGCGTTCACTCCGACCAGGGGCCGCTGCCGTCGTCATCCTCACCGTCCTGGCCGGCTCCCTCGCGCCCGCGGTCTGGGCGCAGGAGCGGCCCTATGAGTGGGGATGGGGAATGCACCCGATGTGGTGGGTGGGGAGCGCATGGGGGATCGGAATGATGCTGCTGATGCTGCTGTTCTGGGGGCTGGCGGTTACCGGCATCGTGCTGGGTGTCCGCTTGCTCCTCAAGCCGGGGATCGAGTCGCGGCCCGATTCGGCGCTCGAGATCCTCCGCCAGCGGTACGCGCGCGGGGAGATCGACCGGGAGGAGTTCGAAGCCAGGAAGCGCGACCTGCGCTGA
- a CDS encoding xylulose 5-phosphate 3-epimerase produces the protein MSVAGDRVHDDEGDAAFARWAAGYGRIRHTPATKARVRAMVDALATAGVRGDGQPVFEVLAAADWIASAGMWLVVHETYARSVYLDGRRLGPEDFKPAPEGHTGGALNMVPAYTGYMAINALTGITRAWLMGQGHCVAAVDSVNLLLGNMTAAHAERYGLTDEGLTRYVRDFYSYRLGADGRPDSPLGSHVNAHTAGGLAEGGYLGCVELQWVHMPLPGERLVVFLSDGAFEEQRGSDWAPRWWRAEDSGLVAPIMIANGRRIDQRTTMAQQGGVSWMLRHLRLNGFDPFVFDGRDPAAFVWAIFEIERRLEAAAATVRVGRAQYPVRLPYGIAVAPKGAGFYGAGTNLAHNLPLGTNPHVDPVAARRFNEHARKLWVSALDLRDAAAALTHHEGSRRPPERDHALARRRVNLEKWPDPVFRPVPADRRDHSRWTTSSPMAAVDDGFLAIVRANPRLRPRVGNPDEMRSNRMQRTLDALKFRVTQPEEGIPEALDGKVITALNEEAVASAALGNKGGINLIVTYEAFGPKMHGVVRQEIIFADQLNAVGLPPGWLSIPLVLTSHTWENAKNERSHQDPALAEALLGEPADVSRVLFPADHNSAVAVMEAVYRTHGQIWTLVVAKGGSLPDLFTPGEAGALLRDGAIRLDWAGHRPDEARVILTAVGGYQLVDVVKASARLTERGVEHTVIYMLEPGRFRAPRGEREERHLASAEIIRRLYPAAVTARIFLTHTRPEPLLGMLAPLHTGPHTLALGFGSQGGTLSVGGLLFVNRATWAHCLDAVSSLVGLERADLLTPEEIEALDHRVAPEGIII, from the coding sequence GTGAGCGTCGCCGGGGACCGCGTTCACGACGACGAGGGCGATGCCGCCTTCGCGCGGTGGGCCGCCGGCTACGGTCGGATCCGCCACACGCCGGCCACGAAGGCGAGGGTCCGGGCCATGGTCGATGCGCTGGCCACCGCCGGCGTCCGCGGTGACGGCCAGCCCGTGTTCGAGGTTCTCGCCGCCGCCGACTGGATCGCCAGCGCTGGAATGTGGCTGGTCGTCCACGAGACCTATGCGCGCTCCGTCTATCTGGACGGCCGCCGGCTGGGGCCGGAGGACTTCAAGCCCGCGCCCGAAGGCCACACGGGCGGCGCCCTCAACATGGTGCCGGCCTATACCGGCTACATGGCCATCAACGCGCTCACCGGGATCACTCGGGCCTGGCTCATGGGTCAGGGCCACTGCGTCGCCGCCGTCGACTCCGTGAATCTCCTGCTCGGCAACATGACGGCCGCCCATGCCGAGCGCTACGGCCTCACCGACGAAGGCCTGACGCGCTACGTGCGCGACTTCTATTCCTACCGCTTGGGGGCCGACGGCCGGCCGGACTCGCCGCTCGGCAGCCACGTCAACGCCCACACGGCGGGGGGCCTGGCCGAGGGCGGCTATCTCGGGTGCGTGGAGCTCCAGTGGGTGCACATGCCGCTGCCCGGCGAGCGCCTGGTCGTCTTCCTCTCCGACGGGGCCTTCGAGGAGCAGCGCGGCAGCGACTGGGCGCCGCGCTGGTGGCGCGCCGAGGACTCGGGGCTGGTGGCGCCGATCATGATCGCCAACGGCCGGCGCATCGACCAGCGCACGACCATGGCTCAGCAGGGCGGCGTGAGCTGGATGCTCCGGCATCTCCGGCTCAACGGCTTCGATCCGTTCGTCTTCGACGGGCGGGATCCCGCCGCCTTCGTCTGGGCGATCTTCGAGATCGAGCGCCGGCTGGAGGCGGCGGCGGCCACGGTCAGGGTCGGGCGAGCCCAGTATCCCGTGCGCCTTCCCTACGGCATCGCCGTCGCCCCTAAAGGCGCGGGCTTCTACGGCGCCGGGACGAACCTCGCCCACAACCTGCCGCTGGGGACGAACCCCCACGTCGACCCGGTCGCCGCCCGGCGCTTCAACGAGCACGCGCGCAAGCTCTGGGTGAGCGCGCTCGATCTCCGGGACGCGGCCGCGGCGCTCACGCATCACGAAGGCTCGAGACGTCCGCCGGAGCGCGACCACGCGCTGGCCAGGCGCCGCGTGAACCTCGAGAAATGGCCCGACCCGGTCTTCCGGCCGGTGCCGGCCGATCGCCGCGACCACTCCCGCTGGACGACGTCCTCCCCGATGGCGGCCGTGGACGACGGCTTCCTCGCCATCGTCCGCGCCAATCCGCGCCTGCGGCCACGGGTGGGGAATCCCGACGAGATGCGCAGCAACCGCATGCAGCGGACCCTCGACGCGCTGAAGTTCCGGGTGACGCAGCCCGAGGAGGGGATTCCCGAGGCTCTCGACGGGAAGGTGATCACGGCGCTGAACGAGGAGGCGGTCGCCTCAGCCGCCCTGGGCAACAAGGGCGGGATCAACCTCATCGTCACCTACGAGGCGTTCGGCCCGAAGATGCACGGCGTGGTCCGCCAGGAGATCATCTTCGCCGATCAGCTCAATGCGGTCGGCCTGCCACCGGGCTGGCTCTCCATACCGCTCGTGCTGACCTCCCACACCTGGGAGAACGCCAAGAACGAGCGCTCTCACCAGGATCCCGCGCTGGCCGAGGCGCTCCTGGGCGAGCCGGCTGACGTGTCGCGGGTGCTGTTCCCCGCGGATCACAACAGCGCCGTCGCGGTGATGGAGGCTGTCTATCGCACGCACGGGCAGATCTGGACGCTCGTCGTTGCCAAGGGCGGGAGCCTTCCGGATCTGTTCACGCCGGGCGAGGCTGGCGCCCTGCTGCGCGATGGCGCCATCCGGCTCGACTGGGCCGGCCACCGCCCGGACGAGGCCCGCGTGATCTTGACCGCCGTCGGCGGCTACCAGCTCGTGGACGTCGTGAAAGCGTCTGCGCGGCTCACTGAGCGCGGCGTCGAACACACCGTGATTTACATGCTCGAGCCCGGCCGCTTCCGGGCGCCCCGCGGCGAGCGAGAAGAGCGCCACCTGGCCTCAGCGGAGATCATCCGGCGCCTCTATCCCGCGGCGGTGACCGCCCGGATCTTCCTCACCCACACCCGTCCCGAACCCTTGCTGGGGATGCTGGCGCCTCTCCACACGGGACCCCACACGCTCGCCCTCGGCTTCGGGAGCCAGGGGGGAACGCTGAGCGTGGGGGGCCTGCTCTTCGTGAACCGCGCCACCTGGGCCCACTGCCTCGACGCCGTCTCCTCCCTCGTGGGACTCGAGCGCGCCGATCTGCTGACGCCCGAGGAGATCGAGGCCCTGGACCATCGCGTGGCCCCAGAGGGGATCATCATCTGA
- a CDS encoding DUF2267 domain-containing protein, whose amino-acid sequence MNTLTFYQTVMDASSDRRRAEAKRATAAVFHALRDRLTREEAAQLAAQLPRELKEIWRAGERAGRTPVKMHREEFYQRVKEAGLPSIREARWMTLAVFGALKEQLSPGEAEDVLAQLPKDLKEVWAEAQA is encoded by the coding sequence ATGAATACCCTGACGTTCTATCAGACAGTCATGGACGCGAGCTCCGACCGACGGCGCGCCGAGGCGAAGCGGGCGACGGCGGCGGTCTTCCACGCCCTCCGCGACCGGCTGACACGCGAGGAGGCGGCTCAGCTCGCCGCTCAGCTCCCGCGCGAGCTGAAAGAGATCTGGCGGGCGGGGGAGCGGGCGGGGCGCACGCCGGTGAAGATGCACCGCGAGGAGTTCTACCAGCGCGTGAAGGAGGCTGGCCTTCCATCGATTCGAGAAGCGCGCTGGATGACCCTTGCGGTATTCGGTGCCCTCAAAGAGCAGCTCTCGCCCGGAGAGGCCGAGGACGTGCTCGCGCAGCTGCCCAAGGACCTCAAAGAGGTCTGGGCCGAAGCCCAGGCGTGA
- a CDS encoding CBS domain-containing protein, which produces MLVADVMQSKLVTVTPRTTLPEAIRLVGQRGIRHLPVVDGDRLVGISPTAISSGRWPRPPRASRPRS; this is translated from the coding sequence ATGCTGGTCGCCGACGTCATGCAGTCGAAGCTGGTCACGGTCACGCCGCGCACCACCCTGCCCGAGGCCATCCGCCTGGTCGGCCAGCGGGGCATCCGCCACTTGCCGGTCGTCGACGGCGACCGGCTGGTTGGGATCTCTCCGACCGCGATCTCAAGCGGGCGATGGCCTCGCCCGCCACGAGCCTCGCGGCCCAGGAGCTGA
- a CDS encoding acetate kinase — protein sequence MIVLVLNCGSSSVKFQVIASQHAQRSTRLGGGKIERIGEHSTLTFQAEGQPEHRSGEPIADHEAAVHRVIEWATGSGLPRVEAVGHRVVHGGEGFTGPAVVVDDVIAAIEALEPLAPLHNAPALAGIRASRALLGPGVPMVAVFDTAFHTTLPERAARYAIPYEMSLRHRIRRYGFHGIAYRSVLDRYGQVTGTPPSQARIIVLHLGNGASVAAIERGRSIDTSMGFTPLEGLVMGTRAGDLDPALVPYLAAQEEMSAAEVVARLNQHSGLLGVSGVSGDMRDLLEREGEDPRARLAVDMFCYRARKYLGAYLAVLGRPDAIVFSGGIGERAPAVRARICAGLEWFGLALDHERNERTVGEVGRISGVGTRVSVWVIPADEELVIAEDALACLTAAGPSARSMA from the coding sequence ATGATCGTCCTCGTCCTCAACTGCGGCAGCTCGTCGGTGAAGTTCCAGGTGATCGCCTCTCAGCATGCGCAGCGGTCAACGCGGCTCGGCGGCGGCAAGATCGAGCGGATCGGCGAGCACTCCACGCTCACCTTCCAGGCGGAGGGCCAGCCCGAGCATCGCAGCGGCGAGCCCATCGCCGATCACGAGGCCGCCGTCCACCGGGTGATCGAGTGGGCGACCGGCTCCGGCCTTCCCCGGGTGGAGGCTGTCGGCCATCGGGTCGTGCACGGCGGCGAGGGCTTCACGGGCCCGGCGGTCGTCGTCGACGACGTCATCGCCGCCATCGAAGCGCTGGAGCCCCTGGCGCCGCTGCACAACGCGCCGGCCCTGGCGGGCATCCGCGCGAGCCGGGCGCTGCTGGGTCCGGGCGTGCCGATGGTGGCCGTCTTCGATACGGCCTTTCACACGACGCTGCCCGAGCGCGCCGCCCGCTACGCGATTCCCTACGAGATGTCGCTCCGCCATCGTATCCGGCGTTACGGCTTTCACGGCATCGCCTACCGCTCCGTCCTCGACCGCTATGGGCAGGTGACAGGGACGCCGCCGAGCCAGGCGCGCATCATTGTGCTGCATCTCGGCAATGGAGCCTCGGTGGCGGCGATCGAGCGGGGGCGGTCGATCGACACCTCGATGGGCTTCACGCCGCTGGAGGGCCTGGTCATGGGCACGCGCGCCGGCGATCTCGATCCGGCCCTGGTGCCGTACCTCGCCGCCCAGGAGGAGATGTCGGCCGCCGAGGTCGTCGCCCGGCTGAACCAGCACTCCGGCCTCCTTGGCGTATCCGGCGTGAGTGGCGACATGCGCGACCTGCTCGAGCGCGAGGGCGAGGACCCGCGGGCGCGCCTGGCGGTGGACATGTTCTGCTACCGCGCGCGCAAGTACCTCGGCGCCTATCTGGCCGTCCTGGGCCGGCCCGACGCGATCGTCTTCAGCGGTGGCATCGGCGAGCGCGCGCCCGCCGTCCGTGCGCGCATCTGCGCGGGGCTCGAGTGGTTCGGTCTGGCGCTGGACCACGAACGGAACGAACGCACGGTGGGTGAGGTGGGGCGCATCAGCGGCGTGGGAACACGCGTGTCGGTCTGGGTGATCCCGGCCGACGAGGAGCTGGTCATCGCGGAGGATGCCCTGGCCTGCCTGACGGCCGCCGGCCCCAGCGCCCGGAGCATGGCGTGA
- a CDS encoding cytochrome c — MRERLRSKRLALALLLIAAAPASAQERSALAAKGERLFTAQGCHGCHTVGKFGTPIGPDLSRLGAKYSEAFLMKWLSDPEAQRPNAHMPKLELDPAEVDALAAYLTTLR, encoded by the coding sequence GTGAGAGAACGGCTACGAAGTAAGAGACTCGCGCTCGCGCTGCTCCTCATCGCCGCCGCTCCCGCTTCCGCCCAGGAGCGCAGTGCACTGGCAGCGAAGGGGGAGCGACTCTTCACCGCGCAGGGCTGCCACGGCTGCCACACCGTGGGCAAGTTCGGCACCCCGATCGGTCCCGATCTCTCGCGCCTGGGCGCCAAATACTCGGAGGCGTTTCTCATGAAGTGGCTGAGCGATCCCGAGGCCCAGCGCCCGAACGCCCACATGCCGAAGCTGGAGTTGGATCCCGCCGAGGTCGACGCTCTCGCGGCGTATCTCACCACGCTTCGATGA
- a CDS encoding universal stress protein, translating into MAKLILVPLDQTGDAEAVLPLVADAARGGGAEVRLLHVAPIPDNVLNADGHVVAYADQEMARLEAEGLDYLRAQEVHLIGVPTECAVRFGDPVKEILLEAEAFGADLITLTTGHRRGLSQLILGGTAQQLCRRSELPVVILRPRTDGHS; encoded by the coding sequence ATGGCCAAGCTAATTCTCGTGCCGCTCGATCAGACCGGCGACGCCGAGGCCGTATTGCCCCTGGTCGCCGACGCCGCCCGCGGCGGGGGCGCGGAGGTGCGCCTGCTCCACGTCGCGCCGATCCCGGACAATGTGCTCAACGCCGACGGGCACGTCGTCGCGTACGCGGACCAGGAAATGGCGCGTCTGGAGGCGGAGGGACTGGATTACCTGCGGGCCCAGGAGGTGCATCTCATCGGCGTGCCGACGGAATGCGCCGTCCGCTTCGGGGATCCGGTGAAGGAGATCCTGCTGGAGGCGGAGGCCTTCGGCGCCGACCTCATCACGCTCACGACCGGACACCGGCGCGGCTTGAGCCAGCTCATCCTCGGCGGCACCGCCCAGCAGCTCTGCCGGAGAAGCGAGCTGCCCGTCGTGATCCTCCGCCCCAGGACCGATGGACATTCGTGA
- a CDS encoding universal stress protein — translation MTTPFAVSRILFPTDFSDASRLAGQTAVALARHFGARLIVLHVIPPVTDPEQRRAALRSTTAELSSDVSVEAATVTGIPARQIVAYAGRHEIDLIVMGTHGRTGVSHALLGSVAEAVLRRAPCRVLTVPALLAQRQPSTATHEEAVARCIVCASPSADLICETCRARIRGEALEHKQREERAGRH, via the coding sequence ATGACGACGCCGTTCGCCGTTAGCCGGATCCTGTTCCCGACGGATTTCTCCGACGCCTCGCGCCTGGCCGGCCAGACGGCCGTCGCTCTGGCCCGGCACTTCGGCGCTCGCCTCATCGTTCTCCACGTCATCCCTCCGGTCACGGACCCGGAGCAGCGTCGCGCCGCGCTGCGTTCCACGACCGCGGAACTGTCGTCGGATGTCTCCGTGGAGGCCGCGACCGTCACGGGCATCCCGGCCAGACAGATCGTGGCATATGCGGGGCGCCACGAGATCGACCTGATCGTCATGGGCACGCACGGCCGCACCGGGGTCTCCCACGCGCTGCTCGGGAGCGTGGCCGAGGCCGTGCTGCGCCGGGCCCCCTGCCGGGTCCTCACGGTGCCAGCCCTGCTCGCCCAGCGCCAGCCTTCGACCGCCACCCACGAGGAGGCGGTGGCGAGGTGCATCGTGTGCGCGTCCCCGTCGGCTGATCTGATCTGCGAAACCTGCCGCGCCCGCATTCGCGGCGAGGCGCTCGAGCACAAGCAGCGGGAGGAGCGGGCGGGTCGTCACTAA